One region of Sphingomonas abietis genomic DNA includes:
- the rpsG gene encoding 30S ribosomal protein S7 — protein MSRRRRPEKREILPDPKFGDIVLSKFMNSVMLDGKKAVAEGIIYSALDVIEARAKRDPIGVFHDALTNVKPGIEVRSRRVGGATYQVPVEVRPERAQALAIRWLITAARGRSEHTMDARLSAELMDAANNRGNAVKKREDTHRMAEANRAFSHYRW, from the coding sequence ATGTCCCGTCGTCGTCGCCCCGAGAAGCGCGAGATCCTGCCGGATCCGAAGTTCGGTGATATCGTGCTCTCGAAGTTCATGAATTCCGTGATGCTGGATGGCAAGAAGGCCGTCGCAGAAGGCATCATCTACTCCGCTCTCGACGTGATCGAGGCGCGCGCCAAGCGTGATCCGATCGGCGTGTTCCACGACGCGCTGACCAACGTGAAGCCGGGCATCGAGGTCCGTTCGCGCCGCGTCGGCGGTGCGACCTACCAGGTTCCCGTCGAAGTGCGCCCCGAGCGTGCCCAGGCGCTGGCGATCCGCTGGCTGATCACGGCCGCCCGCGGCCGCAGCGAGCACACCATGGACGCACGGCTTTCGGCCGAGCTGATGGACGCCGCCAACAACCGCGGCAATGCGGTGAAGAAGCGCGAAGACACGCACCGCATGGCGGAAGCGAACCGCGCCTTCAGCCACTACCGCTGGTAA